ACCATGTCCTTTAATATctacaaatgaaatacatttgttcCAAAATTGTTTGACCCCTTCACTGACCAGAATCAAGCACTTTGTAAGAGGTACTGATGTCAAAGTagaattaatgaaaatgaatgtaatttgTGATTTGCAGAACTTCATATTCTTAACTGTAACTATAAATAAGTCTGCACCATTACTGCATCATCAACTGAGAATGCAGAGTAATTGTAATACAAAGGAGTTTATAAGTGTGACATTAAATACATCATGTCTGAATTTGTGCAGGTGGCACTGATTGTTTGAGGACAGAACACCACAATAGTCAGACAAATCTAACACATGACTTCCCTGCATGCTTATCACATCATGACATGAATAAACAACCATTTAATGTACCGAGAGCGCTCTCAGTTTTATCCAAACCTACCCTAGCCATGATGTAGATGGCACACATGAGCGGCTGGTCCAGGTGACGGTCTACCATGAGGTCAGTGCAGCAGTGGACCAGAGAGTACTCAAAACAGGTCCAGATCTTAAACCTCAGCTCATCAGAAATGCCCAGAGTGGAACACAGCTCCCTCAGACGTCTGCCCATTAAGCTGTAAACCTGAGGCGAAGAGAAAACGTCACCGTGGTAAGTGCAGCATCTCTAAATTTTACCAAAAACCTCCCCAGAGAGATGATTATGTGATATTCCATGAATTACACAATCATGggaaaagtgggaaaaaaaatcagtttgagaCATAATGTGTCTATAAATAATATCCTCTATCTAAACAAAATGGTGAGTGAGATGAAAGCTGTTATTTGGAGCCATAGATTAGCCATTTTACACAATAGAACAATGTTGTGGTGTGGTTGACTGACTTACCTTGCGAGCAAACAGATGGAGGGAGTTACTTTTCTGAGGCCTGTTTGCTGTGGATGGTGGCTGCTGTGGATCAGTGCTCCTGGACACCTCAGCTCCCAAACTGACATCCACTGGCAAAACCATAAGTCACCAGTCAAACCATAATAAGAATATCTTTGTAATGCAAAGCACTCCCAATAATGTAATCAAAAGGAGTTTTAATGCTCTGTATTTATACCTCCAGGCACGTCTGTTCTGTTCGGATCTTCAAGTTGTGTAGGAGGCATCACCTGCGTATGACACAAAGCCCTCCTTAAAGCCTCATTTGCGCAAATAAATACTGTCATGCTTTTAATGTTTTGATAAAGATCCattgaaagaaacattttaatcatattttttatttcagacaCTGTCACCATTGGAAGAAACTCAAGCATTAAATTTTAGACAACCTGTTGGCACATAGGCAGATGGCCCTCGTTGGCTCGGATTTCTTCCCACAGCGGTGAGTCGCTGGTCCAAGCCAAACTCTCTAGGACTTTCTCTTCCACTTGGGCGAGGTGTCTGAACACAGTGCGAGACAGGCCCTCTACAGCCCGCAACACCAGCTCAATTACctgtcagacaaaacagaggacaaaagtATCCTCAAAGTTAGAGGTCAAAGAGGTGTTGCTCTTAGTTCAAATCTCAGACCAAAAACTACTGTTAAGGTTCTGATGAGGCAGGAATGTTGCTGTATTTTGCTATATTTGTCCTATAATATTATTCCCACAAGTGTTTTAACCTTCTCCATCCCCCTGTGCTCTACAAAAAGATAAAAGTTGACTGTTACAGAAAAGTTaagagaatatttttttatttattttttggaaattaTTTAGAACTCACTCACTTACACACCTTACAGAAAGCTGACATAGAATTGATTGCTCACAAGTTTGGAAACACACCCTCCAGAAGTGGTATGGTGCCAGCCTGAAGATCTGAAGTACCAGAGGGAAGTCACATGGGAGACGGTTTGAGAATATGGTAATCTCCAGACAACAGGCAATCAGACAGCGCTGGAAAAGATCATTCTCAAAGATGATCTGTGAGAAACACATGAATAAAACGGTACGGGCtctttaattgaaaaataaaatgcaaaaaagttgAACAGAACTCAAAGCTtaagagagacacaaacatttaGTGTAACAAGTCTTGTATGACTCATTGACTGTTCACATAGCGCCCCTAGTGAGCAGATAAGGTGTTTGTCAGACAGCATTTCCAGTTGTGACCACGGGAGGGCAGTACACTCACTGAGATGTCAATGGCGCCCAGTCTGTTCCTCTCTCCACTGGCATGGTTCTCCAGGATCCTGTAATACCAGATCCCAGCTTCATAGCAGCACTTTGTTGCCAACTCTGTGAACAATATCACATGGATTATATGTGATGTGTCAACAACAAGGGCTGTACTGCAGAATATAATACCTGCCATTAAAAAAGCCATCTACCTAATCATGGAGAGATTAATAATGTAGGTAAGCAGATGGTGCTTCCCTGCTGTGCTCAAAGAGGCGTTGCTGCTTCTCTTAACACcagtaatattaaaaatgtggTCTGTTGTGTCTCTAAAGtctctaaaataaaattattggTTACAAGCCAGTAAACCACTAACCAGTAACCATCTCTCCTCAAGAAATATTAAAGATAAGATGGCAGTCCTTACCATACGCTCATCACCAACATTAAAGTTACATCCCCTCAATCCATTAATTGAGAATCATCAAATATGTTAGTGTACCAGTGATCTCATTGCTTGCATTGTCCCTGTGGTATTGTAGAAATGTGTGCAGCATACATCTCAGTCTGGCTAGAATCGACTCGGTCGGATCTCTGGAGCAGGCCCTAGATCAGATCAATCGTAGTAGttaatacagtaaataaattaGTTGATGGTTGGAAAACATTTGAGAAGCAAAAGTACAAGGTTGCTCAGTACAAGACGTTCAAACTCTGTTAAACAATCAGCTCCTTTGTCTCACTACAGTGTAGTTTATAcacagtatcagtatcagtgtCTCTGTTAAGACTGCTGTATAGGCTACTAGCATTTCCTGCCCTAACAAAATGGCTTCTGTATGAGTAATACTGCAATACTGTAGAGCAAACCTGAACATAGCGATCAGACAGTCACTGGGGCCAAACCTCAGCTTTCCCAGGTTACCCTGAGGCtcagttgccatggtgacatcCACACTCACATCAGATGAGAGTCAAAACAGGAATGGGCACCTGAGCAAGAACATTAGAAACATTGAGACATTTAGGGAACATGAAACCATGCAGTGCAGTACAACCAGTGACCTAATTAAGTCAGGCAACCATTAAATAAATGCAATCCATAAAAACTGTACATAGTTTTCATcgctttttaaaaaaaaatattttcatgaatcTCGTCTTGATATCAGTCATATAAGTAAAGAAACAGTTCACTCCACAAACTGTCTTGCACTAAAACCACAGACATGGGCGGGGTGTGACTTTAGTGTCACCTATATTCTGAATGAACTTACAAGAATAGTTTGGTACTGATATAACAATATACAATTATTTGCTTAGATACCACTCGGTAGTTACTGCTCTCACAGAAAAGCAATCACATGTCagagatggttagcttagcttagcttaaagtCTGGCTATTTCctaaggtaaaaataaataaataaatgaataaataaacaaaaacaacaacaacaaaaaaactgcctATGAGCACTAAATATCACAAATCTGCATGCTGTATCAAGTTTGTTTAATATAAACACAACATGCCATGTAGCGTAGCTTGTGAGTGGATTTTTAAAGCTCGGACAGAGTTaggctaactgtttcctcctgcttccagttagtgtgctaagctaagctaatcccCTGCTGGGtctggcttcatatttagcatacagataTGACAGTAGTATTAATCTTCTCATGTAACTCGAGGAAAGGCAATGAATAAGGAATTAAATTACAATCTACTTCTTTAAACTTAGAGATTTTAAATCATGCTCCAAAGCTAAATTGTAACGCTGTAGTGATGGTGCTTGCTGTGTTGGTATCCTCAGTGCCTCTTTGCTGTTAATTTACCACCAATTTTTTAATCTCTTCTTCTTGATCTCAACAGGCAGTTCTGATGAGTCACGTGTTGTAATCATCTCAGACAGGAAAACTGTTGTAACGAGAATTTTTTTAGATGCCACAGCAGACTCATGTCTGTAAGCAAcgaataaaataatgaaaccaATAACAGTCTTTTTAAGAAGTTTTCATTGTTGTGAATTGTGTCAGGTGATGAGGCCATGGAGGCCATGTGTTATCTCCATCACTTCAATTTACTTTCCACTGTTGTCGGCCTACTGGTACTTTTACTCTGCATCCTCCTTTTTACCTCAGCCATTTCAGTTTATCTGCAGAAGCTATGTTAGTTCCCCTCCAGGTCTAGTCTGAATGGTAACTGTTCCTCTAATCACTCCCACATGTGCTGTTGCTCATTCTGGGCTATGTCCTCACATAGTCTGACAGACCTCAGTCTACActgatatatgtgtgtgtgtgcgtgcatgtgagATACAAACCACGAGCTGAGAGACTGTAAGGAAGCCAGGAGAGGTTGTCTGGCACAGAATGAGGATAATGATGTGATTTTGTTCCTTCATCAGAAGAGCATCTTTACGTATGCACAGGCTGGGCACCATGTGTGCATGACATTTGTGTCAATAAATCAAACTCAACAACCACCTCCTTAATATTTCTTACTCACAAAGTCATTTTGAGATCCACTTGATCAGGTTTAGTTTTAAAATAAGTTTGCAAGTTTGTTTCAATCTGAAACAGTCTCTCCCAATGATGACACACTGTATACTCCGTCACATTCAAAACTCTCAGTAGCATAATGAGATCAATCAGGGATCAATATCATTCGATGCCCAGGCACGAATGTTTGTTTACTCttgcttcattcatttatctGGACACATTTCCAAGATGAGGTCGCTTTTATCTAGTGATGATCTAAATTAAGTTGCGGTAATTCTTCACCACCACTATAGCTCATCTGAGGTCAAGGGGGGGTCAAGGGAATCCAAGTAAGACagggaaatatttattttcactataattccaTCTGTAAGGAACACAGCCATAGGATGTGTGACTGCTCTGGTCattattttcatacattttgtgcaataaaacatcaaaaagcaAAATTGTTATCAGATGAGGACAGCATCTTTTTAAAATTGGGGTCTGTGCTCTAATTTGTGTTGGTTCAGAGGTCCTTGGTATGAAAAGAATTGGGAACCACTGAACTAAGACACTTAAACAAGAATCAGCAGACAGATGCAACATTTGCACATACAGCATATGCTTCTTCACCAAAACATCCCCTTATTCCAACACATTCATCTCAATATGAACAGCTGCTTTTCACTTCAAGGCCTAATCAGCGTCTGGCCTAGCTTCATTTTAATACTCAACAATTCAAATACTGAATTTGGGAGACCAGACAAATAACATTTATGCCAAATTATGTCTTCATCAGTCAAATACTGGTTTTCTGACTCACAGCTGCAGATGTGAGACAAGACATTTCTCTGAAGCAGGGCGACACCTCCAACTTACCATACCTGGAAGCATCAGCATGCACATAGCTCGTAAGAACCATAATCTGTGCCTCTCATTATCTGATTACAAAATGTCCTGAGTCAAGAAATCTTTGTTTATCCTCCTTGTACAACAGATGAGTTAATACGCCATTACAAAGGACCACCAGTACCGTGAGtcacaaaaaacaggaaacacgGAAAATCAGGCAAAGGTACATTTTGCATACGGACGTATTACATAAGTAATATACTGGacccaaacatacacaaaaattGTCCACATTTAGTTTTTAACGGGACGTGACTCAAAGGTGTTGCTCTCATTCATGCCTTCTTTTTAACCTAAAATGAAATCAAGCTGAATTGTGTGAAAAGACATAATTTTCTATATAATGCCATCCAACACTaacaacatgtttgtttgttgtaagTATCAGTAATACTGAGCAATAAACAGGAATGAATTTACGCTCTGATCTAGATATGGGTCACAcccatttcctgtttcctcctgaCTGGCCTTCACTGGCAGACGTTCCATCAAAACAGGCCTTACTTTCACTTTGAGACACGTGCTACACATTTAAATGGCCTTTTAGTTAGGGTATGGTTATCAGTTAAATGTTATTGATCGGTGCACTGAGCCCTAGCTGAAACAGAGCTATTTAAAGGAGTCAGTGATTGACTGTAGAGGGTAGTCTGAGGTGCAGAGCTGGATGACGGCAGTGTTGACATTTAGCTTAAACTTTCAGCTGACTTTTCATGCAGTTTTTTGTCATGTCAACTAAGCAGAACTTTTTAAATTGACATGGGAATCATAAAGTCAAAAACAGGCTTACTTACCGGTGCTGGTCACTCTTGTGAGTGCTTTTTGTTAAGTTCAGGAACCAGATGAAAGCTCTTCTGCTCTTGGAGTACCccctgtgtgtgtcttacagCCAGCTGGTTGCAGTGGTGAGGTGCACCATGGTACAAAGCAGTCAACCCACCACTCTGCAGACTGAGGAAGTTCAGATCATTGGCCTCTCTGAGCAGCAGGCAAGTCCCAACTTGTCATCTGTATCTGGTTGCTATGATAAGCACTAAACAGTGCTGTTAAAGTGACTTACACAGGTCACTGAGCGCCACCGAGAGGATAAACGGAGCACTTACAGTACAGTGGAAAACCTGTTAACCCTTTGCTTTCACAAAGATGTTCATGAGTTGGACTGTTCATGCACTGATGTCTGGCTGTATTTTTTAGGAAGTTGTGTTGGTTATTTCAGGTTTTATAGACCTTTCTTAAACAATTAATATTCCTTTTTTAAGGGCtacagttaaaattaaaactaacAAAAGTTTTTGCAGAACTTACAACATTGAATGATGCATTATAATAGCTATATTGAGCACTGAGAGAATCCTGTGGAGCTCCTTTTCACTACAGGTATACTGATGTTATGGTTTTAACCACTGTAAATTGATCTATGACTCTCCATGACAACTTTAAAAATGGAGGCAGAAATTGACTTAATCCAACCCTTAACTATAGccaatttattttctgcaaCTGTGTAGTTTTATACTAAGACTTTCTGTGCCTTCTCCCACTGACCGACAGTGCCAATGAGAATGCTTTACATGCTAGCGTGTAGCAGGAATTGGAATGGAGCAGTAACAAAGTGCACATATGGGATAGGAAAAGAGTTGCCACAAAGTTCCTAATATCAATGATTTTCAGACAAAGCAAAAGGCAAAAACCACACTTAATTGATAGTCAGAAGAAtatgtttaataaaaataattaaacctCAATTTCCTCTATAGAACTTCATAGAAAGTAATCCAATAAATTACAAATGACTTTTAAGATGCGTTTCCTGCACTACATAAAGAATTATTTTAACTACACAGACCACAATTTGCAAATATTACAACTttccaatgaaaaaaaagaagacaaaaactgaCCAGGGTGACAATTGAATATTATCAAGCTTCAGaacccccaacccccccccaaaaaacccacaaaactcATGATGTTAGTTTTGTCATCTCAGTGATTACACATAAGAAAACGGAAAGAAAACCTCCCTGTACAGCAGTAGTGTGTTTTGTCATTCCTCTTGCATATCGGGCATGGTTTACTTGTGTCGGTGTTAAAGCGCAGATTCAACACTGCTTCCCTAATAATAGCAGTGCATTGGGAGTCCTCATACAATACGacctaaagaaaacaaaatatgaaaagagaagcaaaatgaaagcaaaaagtcCAATCCTATGtccaccattttttttccatttgtgtcCTAAAGAGGCTCAGCAGTCTTCAATCCATCTACCCATCGCTGTGGGGCAACAAAGAGTAAAGCAAAAATTGTTAGATCAATCACTTAGAGCAGAAATAGCAATGGCTGGGTGTTTGCATAAGGGCACTACAAGTTTAAAGAGAGCAGGGGTGCAGATATACAAAATGACAATGGCATGTTTAAGTTCATTGCTCAGACATAGAAAAATACTGTACTGTTAGtaatattaaaaaatgcatttgcattGC
The Scatophagus argus isolate fScaArg1 chromosome 1, fScaArg1.pri, whole genome shotgun sequence DNA segment above includes these coding regions:
- the LOC124073536 gene encoding retinoblastoma-like protein 2; protein product: MATEPQGNLGKLRFGPSDCLIAMFRACSRDPTESILARLRCMLHTFLQYHRDNASNEITELATKCCYEAGIWYYRILENHASGERNRLGAIDISIIFENDLFQRCLIACCLEITIFSNRLPCDFPLVLQIFRLAPYHFWRVIELVLRAVEGLSRTVFRHLAQVEEKVLESLAWTSDSPLWEEIRANEGHLPMCQQVMPPTQLEDPNRTDVPGVDVSLGAEVSRSTDPQQPPSTANRPQKSNSLHLFARKVYSLMGRRLRELCSTLGISDELRFKIWTCFEYSLVHCCTDLMVDRHLDQPLMCAIYIMARITNVEMPFKRIMTCYKSQPLASKSVCKNVLISVGEGDGSVTGDNNNGDHSDGILTPSTPSTHYPGPWQEKRGNLIHFYNQVYTTKMQHFAEQFAPTPQGDTPPLSPYPRQWKSSPRRFRLSSSPSIYISPYNAETTSPHTSGLCYFFNSSPPERLREINNMIKTGRSPNRRCCAMSLDEEEEDGEDGPSAKKLHLDDESALQRRLRNVVNDRATGRGHDQPSPTIKLNLH